One Dioscorea cayenensis subsp. rotundata cultivar TDr96_F1 unplaced genomic scaffold, TDr96_F1_v2_PseudoChromosome.rev07_lg8_w22 25.fasta BLBR01002087.1, whole genome shotgun sequence DNA window includes the following coding sequences:
- the LOC120257411 gene encoding LOW QUALITY PROTEIN: peptide chain release factor PrfB2, chloroplastic (The sequence of the model RefSeq protein was modified relative to this genomic sequence to represent the inferred CDS: deleted 2 bases in 1 codon) translates to MLFFSILKRSLTRSPNPRISIFFSVLQSPFHSARPRIRCLNGSIGFVGSSERLDFSCFPRRFRWFSSSVAATSDGLTVDGIVAKGWTILDEDDGDWKSHAAAIAQSIQLIKKRLQWIKMVVRLEQLSATINKADLWDDPVYAGRVSREHGGLMSKMKEVKGFEQDLLEHIDMLKLAREENDQHLELESMQALINMRRTAKEKELEALLAGENDSCSCFIEVQAGAGGTESMDWAAMLVNMYTMWAQRHGYGVTIVDEMPGEVAGIKRATIKVDGEYSFGYAKAEVGVHRLVRISPFDSAKKRHTSFAAVAVIPILGDVSTRYQIKESDLRIERFRAGGAGGQHVNTTESAVRITHIPTGISATCQNERSQHSNKASAMSVLQSRLDQLEMARQAQLNAEHTQSLTEISWGNHIRSYVLHPYRMVKDLRTTMKSQSPDSVLEGELDGFILNFLSSSLDKDDDSL, encoded by the exons AtgctcttcttctccattctcaAGCGATCTCTCACTAGAAGCCCTAATCCCAGgatctccatcttcttctccgTTCTTCAATCACCTTTCCACTCAGCAAGGCCTCGGATTAGGTGTCTTAATGGGAGTATTGGATTTGTTGGGAGCTCGGAAAGGTtggatttttcttgttttccgAGAAGGTTCAGATGGTTTTCTTCTTCAGTAGCGGCGACGTCTGATGGGCTAACGGTGGATGGAATTGTGGCTAAGGGATGGACGATACTTGACGAGGATGATGGGGATTGGAAGAGCCACGCCGCCGCCATTGCTCAGTCTATCCAGCTCATCAAGAAGCGATTGCAG TGGATAAAGATGGTTGTGAGGCTGGAGCAGTTATCTGCAACAATTAACAAGGCAGACCTTTGGGATGATCCAGTTTATGCGGGGAGGGTTAGTCGTGAGCATGGAGGATTAATGAGCAAGATGAAAGAGGTAAAGGGTTTTGAACAAGACTTGCTTGAGCACATTGATATGCTGAAGCTTGCTCGAGAAGAGAACGATCAACATTTGGAATTG GAATCTATGCAAGCATTAATTAATATGAGGAGAACAGCTAAAGAGAAAGAGCTTGAAGCACTGTTGGCTGGTGAAAATGATTCCTGCTCTTGTTTTatagag GTTCAAGCAGGAGCTGGAGGAACTGAGAGCATGGACTGGGCTGCAATGCTTGTGAACATGTACACAATGTGGGCTCAACGCCATGGTTACGGGGTCACAATTGTGGATGAAATGCCTGGTGAGGTTGCGGGAATAAAG CGTGCTACAATCAAAGTAGATGGAGAGTATTCATTTGGATATGCCAAAGCAGAGGTTGGGGTGCACAGATTGGTTCGAATTTCCCCATTTGATAGTGCAAAGAAGCGGCATACATCTTTTGCAGCCGTAGCGGTAATACCGATCCTGGGTGATGTCTCTACTCGATATCAGATTAAAGAATCGGACCTTCGTATTGAACGTTTTCGTGCTGGGGGTGCTGGCGGCCAGCATGTAAACACAACGGAGAGTGCAGTCAGAATCACCCACATACCGACCGGAATTTCTGCAACTTGTCAAAATGAAAG ATCACAACATTCAAACAAAGCATCAGCTATGTCTGTACTTCAGTCGAGGTTGGACCAGCTTGAGATGGCAAGGCAAGCTCAGCTGAATGCAGAGCACACACAGTCCCTCACCGAAATCAGTTGGGGCAACCACATACGGAGCTACGTACTCCAT CCTTACCGAATGGTTAAAGATCTTCGGACG ACTATGAAGTCTCAGAGCCCGGATTCTGTGCTGGAGGGTGAGCTTGATGGCTTCATTTTAAATTTCCTATCTTCATCACTGGATAAAGATGATGACAGTTTATGA
- the LOC120257420 gene encoding bromodomain and WD repeat-containing protein 1-like yields the protein MALRKYKPSGNTSSASMVPLDFPKKALEKGNGLDPGMAHGSLPFEADVDIDLSEVYFLIMHFLSSGPCKRTCGQLWNELLEHQLLPRRYHAWYSRNGTGTGDENDDGISLPLCYLKLVERYPHIEKDHLVKLLKQLMVNCSPQNGIVGGNPPNAADVPTLLGTGSFSLLGSSKDVEDKRTNQLPRYLRWPHMQSDQVRGLSLREIGGGFAKHHRAPSVRAACYAIAKPSTLVQKMEIIKKMRGHQNAVYCAIFDRSGQYVVTGSDDRLVKIWSMETAFCLASCRGHEGDITDLAVSSNNALVASSSNDFIIRVWRLPDGLPISVLRGHTGAVTAIAFSPRPSSVYQLLSSSDDGTCRIWDARYSQMSPRIYMPKPPDVLPGKSNDAAPSASQQKHQILCCAYNANGTVFVTGSSDTYARVWNACKSNTEDSDQPIHEMDLLSGHENDVNYVQFSGCAVAARSSTADALKEDNLPKFKNSWFTHGNIVTCSRDGSAIIWIPKSHRSHGKVGRWTRAYHLKVPPPPMPPQPPRGGPRQRFQPTPRGVNMIVWSLDNRFVLAAIMDCRICVWNASDGSLVHSLIGHTQSTFVLDVHPFNPRIAMSAGYDGITIIWDIWEGTPVRIYDIGRFKLVDGKFSPDGMSIVLSDEVGQIFIIATGQGESQKDAQYDQFFLGDYRPLIQDTHGNFLDQETQLAPYRRNIQDLLCDSSMIPYPEPYQNMYQQRRLGILGIEWRPPSMKFAVGPTYNVNSGDFQPLPIIDLDRLVEPLPEFSLLDAMDWEPENEMQSDDTDSEYNVTDECSSEGEHASLSNSSSGDPECSAEDVRADHASKEGLRRSRRKKHKSEVEFTTSSGRRVKRRNLDERDGTISRSRKTRKSKNRGLNSKSKSSTSKTLRPQRRAARNALNLFSKIHVGSSDGEEEEEEDDDDEETTSSESDSALPESNTQSNESNLTSPVKLGGDKDASGDEFEDVRKPPLLTDTQTSVGNKRRLVFKLPRRDPKLVVSSETMRAECSAQAGLELSNIANADSNNLDGSYSGFSRPKQPLEDGADGVSSQKGLIGQLKESEPTEKSDQMNFSGGCQGNTIKWGEVKTRSSKRLRLGDTLTAETWPAANTGTDGQNIISSDFNGRTKSDDDCGLPSSSMNQVHGDKDQKGYKVEVNFQGSGLQGLDGARVKGLSPEYARPDSLALQNFSGIADQRGEATLPAISNGDRIEMTGPMHEKYQDSHVASDCRADDELPKASAGNNGDDNKEVDRIVQPVFRRLRIKTKGLLNEASSSSSKLQSVALDDRRTSECDLMSAGVELNGENLSSAVHEEHESTSWPTPDHQELMYNGSRSYGMKENKNGRLSNSHDLEKLNVDSDGKTFNAVYRRSKSHKIRKNSDGDVHNMEERIDSDNHVGNVKVDFGDTFVDGVRRTRSMGLRVTGEESNPTVNNFNFKPRESYGFAETSRNGGKTALNGRDQLFSDEWKSTSRPTLGLRSARNRRENYSSCELRPLDKRKYHQPIRKLSWLTLLEHEESYRYIPQQGDEVAYLRQGHEEYVKSYRSQEPVPWKFVKGSLKSVEFCKVRDLHYSTLPGSGESCCKLTLEFTDPSSCGVGKAFKLTLPELVAFPDFLVERARFEAAIERNWTHRDKCQVWWRNEDGDGGSWWEGRILAVKPKSPDYPDSPWERYVIQYRNDSSGQHSHSPWELHDADSPWVHPHIDDRSKTKLLSSLAKLEQSSLRNQDYHGVQKLNQAAQKSDFLNRFPVPLSLEIIKMRLENNYYRNVEAVKHDASVMLSNAESYFGKSAEMTMKMRRLSDWITRTF from the exons ATGGCTCTCAGAAAATACAAACCTTCGGGAAATACATCTTCAGCTAGTATGGTGCCTTTGGATTTTCCaaagaaagcccttgaaaagggcAATGGCTTGGATCCAGGGATGGCCCATGGAAGCCTTCCATTTGAGGCTGATGTAGATATTGACCTTAGTGAGGTCTACTTTTTGATTATGCATTTTCTGTCATCTGGCCCATGTAAGAGGACGTGCGGTCAATTGTGGAATGAGCTTTTGGAGCATCAACTTCTACCTAGAAGATACCATGCTTGGTACTCGAGGAATGGGACAGGGACTggtgatgagaatgatgatggAATCTCACTCCCGTTATGTTATCTTAAGCTGGTTGAAAG ATATCCTCACATTGAAAAAGACCACTTAGTAAAGCTTCTGAAGCAGTTGATGGTTAATTGCTCTCCCCAAAATGGTATTGTTGGTGGAAACCCTCCAAATGCAGCTGACGTACCTACACTTCTGGGAACTGGTTCCTTTTCACTGCTTGGAT CTTCCAAGGATGTTGAAGACAAGAGAACAAATCAGTTGCCTCGTTACTTGCGCTGGCCACATATGCAATCTGATCAGGTCCGTGGGCTAAGTTTGAGGGAGATAGGTGGTGGTTTCGCAAAACACCATCGTGCTCCATCTGTTCGTGCAGCATGTTATGCCATTGCCAAGCCATCAACATTAGTGCAAAAGATGGAGATTATAAAGAAGATGAGGGGTCACCAAAATGCTGTCTATTGCG CCATATTTGACCGGTCAGGCCAGTATGTTGTCACTGGTTCAGATGATCGACTTGTGAAGATCTGGTCAATGGAAACTGCATTTTGCCTTGCCAGTTGCAGGGGACATGAA ggCGACATTACAGACTTGGCTGTGAGTTCAAATAATGCTTTAGTGGCATCTTCTTCAAATGATTTCATAATTAGAGTT TGGCGTCTTCCTGATGGACTGCCAATTTCAGTTTTGAGGGGCCATACTGGAGCTGTAACTGCTATTGCCTTCAGTCCCAGGCCAAGTTCTGTTTACCAGCTATTATC ATCATCTGATGATGGAACATGTCGAATTTGGGATGCTAGGTACTCCCAAATGAGTCCTCGAATTTACATGCCAAAGCCTCCAGATGTTTTACCTG GAAAGAGCAATGATGCAGCTCCCAGTGCTAGCCAACAGAAGCATCAGATTTTGTGTTGTGCATACAATGCTAACGGAACTGTATTTGTTACTGGTAGCTCTGACACATATGCAAGg GTATGGAATGCATGTAAGAGCAACACCGAGGACTCTGATCAACCAATTCATGAGATGGACTTGTTATCTGGCCATGAAAATGATGTCAATTATGTGCAATTCAG TGGATGTGCAGTGGCAGCTAGATCCTCTACAGCTGATGCATTAAAGGAAGATAATCTCCCAAAGTTTAAGAACTCCTG GTTCACCCATGGCAACATAGTAACCTGCTCTCGAGATGGCAGTGCAATCATATGGATTCCAAAATCCCATCGGTCTCAT GGAAAAGTTGGCCGCTGGACACGAGCTTATCATTTAAAAGTTCCTCCACCACCTATGCCTCCCCAACCTCCCCGCGGTGGTCCACGGCAAAGATTTCAGCCTACTCCTCGTGGTGTCAACATGATTGTCTGGAGCCTAGATAACCGATTTGTGCTTGCTGCTATTATGG ATTGCAGGATATGTGTTTGGAATGCTTCAGATGGCAGCTTAGTCCACTCCTTGATTGGTCACACTCAATCA ACATTTGTCTTGGATGTTCATCCATTCAACCCACGGATAGCTATGAGTGCTGGATATGATGGAATAACCATCATATGGGAT ATCTGGGAAGGTACTCCAGTGCGGATATATGACATTGGGCGCTTCAAGCTGGTGGATGGGAAATTCTCCCC AGACGGTATGTCAATTGTTCTTTCGGATGAAGTGGGACAAATATTTATCATAGCTACCGGGCAAGGAGAGTCTCAAAAGGATGCACAATATGATCAG TTTTTTCTTGGTGATTATCGGCCACTTATTCAAGATACTCATGGAAATTTTTTAGATcag GAAACTCAACTTGCACCATATCGTAGGAATATTCAAGATCTTCTTTGTGATTCAT CTATGATCCCTTATCCTGAACCATACCAGAACATGTACCAGCAGCGCCGGTTAGGTATATTGGGAATCGAGTGGCGTCCACCTTCTATGAAATTTGCAGTTGGTCCTACATACAATGTAAATTCAGGGGATTTTCAACCGCTTCCAATTATAGATCTGGATCGTTTGGTTGAACCCTTGCCAGAGTTTTCACTCTTAGATGCTATGGATTGGGAACCAGAGAATGAAATGCAAAGTGATGATACCGACTCCGAGTACAATGTTACAGATGAGTGTTCCAGTGAAGGGGAGCATGCAAGTTTAAGCAACAGTTCTTCTGGAGATCCTGAGTGCAGTGCAGAGGACGTCCGAGCTGACCATGCTAGCAAGGAAGGCCTGCGCAGGTCCCGAAGAAAGAAACACAAGTCAGAA GTTGAGTTCACGACTTCTTCAGGGAGACGAGTTAAAAGAAGAAATCTAGATGAGCGTGATGGTACAATCTCAAGGTCTCGCAAAACTCGAAAGTCAAAAAACAGAGGCTTAAATTCAAAAAGCAAATCATCCACCTCAAAGACATTAAGACCTCAGAGACGTGCTGCACGCAATGCTCTCAATTTATTTTCTAAGATCCATGTGGGTTCTTctgatggtgaagaagaagaagaagaagatgatgatgatgaagagacCACATCCTCAGAAAGTGATTCAGCTCTCCCAGAATCCAACACTCAAAGCAACGAATCAAATCTGACAAGTCCAGTAAAACTTGGTGGGGATAAAGATGCCTCTGGGGATGAATTTGAAGATGTTAGGAAACCTCCTCTGCTCACTGATACTCAAACAAGTGTGGGAAATAAGAGGAGGCTGGTTTTTAAACTCCCTCGTCGTGATCCTAAGCTAGTTGTCTCTTCAGAAACGATGAGAGCTGAATGCAGTGCTCAAGCTGGCTTGGAATTGTCTAATATAGCTAATGCTGATTCAAATAACCTTGATGGAAGCTATTCTGGTTTCAGTAGACCAAAACAACCTTTGGAGGATGGAGCTGATGGAGTATCATCCCAAAAGGGTCTTATTGGTCAGTTAAAAGAAAGCGAGCCTACTGAAAAATCAGATCAGATGAATTTCTCTGGAGGCTGCCAGGGTAACACAATTAAATGGGGAGAAGTAAAGACACGTTCTTCAAAGCGCTTGAGATTAGGTGACACATTGACTGCAGAAACTTGGCCTGCAGCTAATACAGGCACTGATGGCCAGAATATCATTTCAAGTGATTTTAATGGGCGTACAAAATCTGATGATGATTGTGGATTGCCATCCAGTTCCATGAATCAAGTTCATGGGGATAAAGATCAAAAAGGCTACAAAGTAGAAGTGAATTTTCAAGGAAGTGGCTTGCAAGGACTGGATGGTGCCAGAGTTAAGGGGCTTTCTCCTGAGTATGCCAGGCCAGATTCTTTAGCACTTCAGAACTTCTCTGGAATTGCTGACCAACGGGGGGAAGCTACATTGCCTGCTATATCTAATGGCGACAGAATCGAAATGACTGGGCCCATGCACGAAAAATATCAAGATAGCCATGTGGCTAGTGATTGCAGAGCTGATGATGAGCTGCCTAAGGCAAGTGCTGGAAACAATGGAGATGATAATAAAGAAGTCGATAGAATTGTGCAACCTGTATTTCGAAGGCTAAGGattaaaacaaaaggattatTGAATGAAGCGAGCAGTTCATCATCCAAGTTACAATCTGTTGCGCTAGATGATCGAAGAACCTCTGAGTGTGATTTAATGTCTGCTGGTGTGGAGCTGAATGGAGAAAACTTAAGTTCAGCAGTTCATGAGGAGCATGAAAGCACTAGTTGGCCAACTCCAGACCATCAAGAACTGATGTATAATGGGTCTAGAAGCTATGGGATGAAGGAAAATAAGAATGGCAGGTTATCCAATTCCCATGACTTGGAGAAATTAAATGTAGATTCAGATGGTAAGACATTTAATGCAGTTTATAGGAGGTCAAAATCACATAAGATTAGGAAGAATTCTGATGGTGATGTCCATAATATGGAGGAAAGAATTGATTCTGATAACCATGTTGGAAATGTAAAAGTGGATTTTGGTGATACTTTTGTTGATGGTGTGCGTAGAACAAGGTCCATGGGCCTTAGGGTAACTGGGGAAGAGTCAAATCCAACTGTAAACAACTTCAACTTCAAGCCAAGAGAAAGCTATGGTTTTGCTGAAACATCGAGAAATGGGGGAAAAACTGCATTAAATGGGCGTGATCAATTATTTTCAGATGAATGGAAGTCTACCTCTAGACCTACATTAGGTTTAAGATCTGCCAGAAACAGAAGAGAAAACTATAGTAGTTGTGAACTGAGACCCTTGGATAAAAGAAAGTACCATCAACCTATAAGGAAACTTTCATGGTTGACGTTGTTGGAACATGAGGAGAGCTATCGATATATTCCACAGCAAGGTGATGAAGTTGCGTATTTGAGACAG GGCCATGAAGAATATGTCAAATCATATCGTTCTCAAGAACCAGTGCCTTGGAAATTTGTCAAAGGAAGCTTAAAGTCTGTGGAATTTTGCAAAGTTCGAGACCTTCATTACTCTACTCTTCCGGGCTCTGGGGAAAGCTGCTGCAAGCTTACTCTTGAGTTTACAGATCCTTCATCCTGTGGGGTTGGGAAAGCCTTTAAGTTGACTTTGCCCGAACTTGTTGCTTTCCCAGACTTCCTTGTGGAAAGAGCCCGTTTTGAAGCTGCTATTGAGAGGAATTGGACACACAGGGACAAGTGTCAGGTTTGGTGGAGGAATGAAGATGGAGATGGCGGAAGCTGGTGGGAGGGTCGGATTTTGGCAGTAAAGCCTAAATCTCCTGATTATCCTGATAGCCCATGGGAGAGGTATGTCATTCAATATAGAAACGATTCTTCTGGGCAGCACTCACATAGCCCATGGGAACTACATGATGCTGATAGCCCATGGGTGCACCCCCACATTGATGACCGAAGCAAAACTAAGCTGTTGAGCTCTCTTGCCAAGTTGGAGCAAAGCTCACTCAGAAATCAG GACTATCATGGTGTTCAAAAGTTGAATCAGGCAGCACAAAAGTCAGATTTTCTGAACAG GTTCCCCGTGCCGCTATCACTTGAGATAATCAAGATGAGATTAGAGAACAACTACTACCGCAACGTGGAGGCGGTGAAGCACGATGCTTCGGTGATGCTGTCGAACGCTGAGTCCTACTTCGGCAAGAGCGCAGAGATGACGATGAAGATGAGGCGGCTTTCGGATTGGATAACAAGGACATTTTAG